A region of Salvia splendens isolate huo1 chromosome 17, SspV2, whole genome shotgun sequence DNA encodes the following proteins:
- the LOC121775363 gene encoding thiamine thiazole synthase, chloroplastic-like, which translates to MAAMAKTTLISSLSKSHTKSLFHGSPIPIKSTPCHIKSSATISTAAYNLDTFKFNPIKEFVVSREMTRRYMTNMITFADTDVVVVNAGLSCAYELSKNPSVNVAIIEQSVSPGGGAWLGGQLFSAMVVRKPAHRFLDELHIAYDEQDDYVVIKHAALFISTIMSKLLASPIVKLFNAVAAEDLIVKPSGVVGVVTNWALMSINHNTQSCMDPNVMEAKVVVSSCGHDGPFGATGVKRLRSIGMINTIPGMKALDMNMAEDAIVRHTREVVPGMIVTGMEVAEIDGATRIVKIEL; encoded by the coding sequence ATGGCAGCCATGGCAAAAACCACCCTCATCTCCTCCCTCTCCAAATCCCACACCAAATCCCTCTTCCACGGCTCCCCCATCCCCATCAAATCCACCCCCTGCCACATAAAATCCTCCGCCACCATCTCCACTGCCGCTTACAACCTCGACACTTTCAAATTCAACCCCATTAAGGAGTTTGTCGTCTCCCGCGAGATGACCCGCCGCTACATGACCAACATGATCACCTTCGCCGACACCGACGTCGTGGTCGTCAACGCCGGCCTCTCCTGCGCCTACGAGCTCAGCAAGAACCCCAGCGTCAACGTCGCCATCATCGAACAATCCGTCAGCCCCGGCGGCGGCGCGTGGCTTGGCGGCCAGCTCTTCTCCGCCATGGTCGTCCGCAAGCCCGCCCACCGCTTCCTCGACGAGCTCCACATCGCATACGACGAGCAGGACGACTACGTGGTCATCAAGCACGCCGCCCTCTTCATCTCCACCATCATGAGCAAGCTCCTCGCCAGCCCCATCGTCAAGCTCTTCAACGCCGTCGCCGCCGAGGACCTCATCGTCAAGCCAAGCGGCGTCGTCGGAGTCGTCACGAACTGGGCCCTCATGTCGATAAACCACAACACCCAGTCGTGTATGGACCCCAACGTCATGGAGGCCAAGGTCGTCGTGAGCTCGTGCGGCCACGACGGCCCCTTCGGCGCCACCGGCGTCAAGCGCCTCCGCAGCATCGGGATGATCAACACCATCCCCGGGATGAAGGCCCTCGACATGAACATGGCCGAGGACGCCATCGTGAGACACACCCGGGAGGTCGTCCCGGGGATGATCGTCACCGGGATGGAGGTCGCCGAGATCGATGGCGCCACCAGAATAGTAAAGATTGAACTCTAA
- the LOC121773364 gene encoding heterodimeric geranylgeranyl pyrophosphate synthase small subunit, chloroplastic-like, which produces MASSHSISLHNTIKTSINLSYAKSNSSLPSKLRPNLSHSMQLRRLTLSVVAQNQRYWHAIESEIDSFLDKSIPIRQPEAVFEPMRHLTFAAPRTAASALCVAACELVGGDRSHAMAAAAAVHLMHAAAYAHEHLPLTDRAGSGPRPEVEHKYGPNIELLTGDGIVPFGFELLARSVGPARPERVLRVMIEISRAGGSEGIMDGLYKEGEIVDENSRFEFIEYVCKKKYGEIHACAAASGAILGGGSDGEIQKLRNFGLYAGTVRGLMERKSSVEIENIVRKLRDLALKELEGFHGKRNVELLTSLVAEPSLCSA; this is translated from the coding sequence ATGGCCAGCTCTCACTCCATTTCCCTCCACAACACAATCAAAACCTCCATCAATCTCTCCTATGCCAAGTCCAACTCTTCCCTTCCCTCGAAACTAAGACCAAATCTCAGTCATTCAATGCAACTGCGCCGCTTAACGTTGTCAGTAGTCGCCCAAAACCAACGGTACTGGCACGCGATCGAATCTGAAATCGACTCTTTTCTCGACAAATCCATCCCCATAAGGCAGCCCGAGGCCGTCTTCGAGCCCATGCGCCACCTCACCTTCGCGGCCCCGAGGACCGCTGCCTCAGCCCTATGCGTGGCCGCGTGCGAGCTCGTGGGCGGCGACCGGAGCCACGCCATGGCCGCGGCGGCCGCGGTCCATCTCATGCACGCGGCGGCCTACGCCCACGAGCACCTCCCCCTGACCGACCGGGCGGGGTCCGGGCCTAGGCCCGAAGTCGAGCACAAGTACGGCCCGAACATCGAGCTGCTGACCGGGGACGGGATCGTCCCGTTCGGGTTCGAGCTGCTGGCCCGGTCCGTCGGCCCGGCCCGGCCGGAGAGGGTCCTTCGGGTTATGATCGAGATCAGCCGGGCCGGCGGGTCGGAGGGGATCATGGACGGGCTGTATAAGGAGGGGGAAATCGTTGATGAGAATTCGAGATTTGAGTTCATCGAGTATGTGTGTAAGAAGAAATACGGCGAGATTCATGCTTGTGCGGCGGCGTCTGGAGCCATATTGGGCGGCGGAAGCGACGGCGAAATACAGAAGCTGAGGAATTTCGGGCTTTATGCGGGAACGGTGAGAGGATTGATGGAGAGGAAAAGTAGTGTTGAAATTGAAAATATAGTTAGGAAATTGAGGGATTTGGCTCTCAAGGAGCTTGAAGGATTCCATGGAAAGAGGAATGTTGAGCTTTTAACGAGCCTTGTAGCCGAGCCGAGCCTCTGCTCGGCTTAG